In Candidatus Polarisedimenticolaceae bacterium, a single genomic region encodes these proteins:
- a CDS encoding DUF481 domain-containing protein, which produces MRDGRGVILAAVLAGAAAAAAEPEATAPQKAWSNETELNVVFTEGNSNTESLGLKHTLVRRFSGARFQAKFEAFRATTSDDWFLRVDPGYTWEPGEDPPVDPTSTLVKPPAEPDAENYFAEGRYDRDIAKAFQWHAGASWDSNEDAGIVSRTIAFGGVGHLWRDRPELRLQTSYGLSWTDREEETPDPEKERRFVGARVTLQYRQKFGQNTTFDNDTTANVSLADRNDWSSEMTNSISVSMTRRMSLRVSLRLLYNHEPALEDVDVNARVVIRDPDGVPGNGDEYIETVADGGSEFEFDESRVRKETLDEIFKTTLVLSF; this is translated from the coding sequence ATGCGAGACGGGCGCGGGGTGATTCTCGCGGCGGTGCTGGCGGGCGCCGCCGCGGCGGCGGCGGAGCCCGAGGCGACCGCCCCGCAGAAGGCCTGGTCCAACGAGACCGAGCTCAACGTCGTGTTCACGGAGGGGAACTCGAACACCGAGAGCCTCGGCCTCAAGCACACGCTCGTGCGCCGGTTCAGCGGCGCCCGGTTCCAGGCCAAGTTCGAGGCGTTCCGGGCCACGACCTCCGACGACTGGTTCCTGAGGGTCGACCCCGGGTACACGTGGGAGCCGGGGGAGGATCCCCCGGTGGACCCGACCAGCACGCTCGTGAAGCCGCCCGCCGAGCCCGACGCCGAGAACTACTTCGCGGAGGGCAGGTACGACCGCGACATCGCGAAGGCGTTCCAGTGGCATGCCGGCGCGTCGTGGGACAGCAACGAGGACGCGGGGATCGTCTCGCGCACCATCGCCTTCGGCGGCGTCGGCCACCTCTGGCGCGACCGTCCCGAACTGCGGCTGCAGACCTCCTACGGCCTCTCGTGGACCGACCGCGAGGAGGAGACCCCGGATCCGGAGAAGGAACGGCGCTTCGTCGGCGCCCGCGTCACCCTGCAGTACCGCCAGAAATTCGGCCAGAACACGACCTTCGACAACGACACGACGGCGAACGTGAGCCTTGCCGACCGGAACGACTGGTCGTCCGAGATGACGAACTCCATTTCCGTGTCGATGACCCGGCGGATGTCCCTGCGGGTGAGCCTGCGCCTGCTCTACAACCACGAGCCGGCCCTCGAGGACGTGGACGTCAACGCGCGCGTGGTGATCCGCGACCCCGACGGCGTCCCCGGGAACGGGGACGAATACATCGAGACCGTCGCGGACGGGGGGAGCGAGTTCGAGTTCGACGAATCCCGGGTCCGCAAGGAAACGCTCGACGAGATCTTCAAGACGACGCTGGTGTTGTCGTTCTGA
- a CDS encoding protein kinase, which translates to MSLSAGTRLGPYEIVAPIGAGGMGEVYRARDTRLGREVAVKVLPADFAANPELKERFEREAQTISQLSHPHVCSLFDVGHEGGLDFLVMELIEGESLGDRLRRGPLAIEQVLRHGIEIASALDAAHRRGIVHRDLKPGNVMLTKSGAKLLDFGLAKSGPLVTGGSTAPASPDSPTMHKPLTEAGTILGTFQYMAPEQLEGLEADARTDIFAFGALLYEMATGRAAFEGKTRTSLIAAIVSGSPQPLSAVAPLTPPALDHLIKKCLEKDPDDRWQTTRDLADQLRFLVAAGSRAGEAAPIAAKRKVRTRLAWTFHAVTAAVAILATAAVMQSRVAPPRVVRSSLLPPDGTRFEVTSGVGTLSPDGRRIAFIARNAEAKDVLWVRALDALTAQPLAGTEGATHPFWSPDSRFLGFFAGGKLKKIDSNGGPPQALADAAAGRGGSWSTDGTIVFTPSTSDPIYKVPAGGGTPVPVTALDAADGEISHRHPDFLGDGVHFLFLSEGRQEREGSQDGFLLYVGSTASKERKRLIGTNASARYAPSGHVLFLRDRTLLAQRLDEAKLELVGEAVPVAENMGRTSRWETPCSVSDDGLLAFQAGATSTLSQLAWVDREGRELGNAGKPGDYRGIALSHDGRRVAVAALDPKSQKSDIWVLDLERGTSTRLTFDAGDESTPTWSPDDRWVYFTSNRQGRGDVYRKSSSGTGADELVYADPETTLLHAFTADGKTATLMTNNVGRRTLWDISLLDVASGKARPFLETPFNELVPVISPDGRWLAYFSNESGQNEVYVQALGAEGGKWQISTEGGTRPRFTRDGTEIVYQSSDDKLMVASLRTAPEFSASVPRRLVDPRLRQAVGMHYDLAPDGRRILVNRPVEQQDVEPVTLVQHWTEGLGR; encoded by the coding sequence ATGAGCCTGTCCGCCGGGACCCGCCTGGGTCCGTACGAGATCGTCGCGCCGATCGGCGCCGGCGGGATGGGAGAGGTCTACCGCGCACGGGACACGCGACTCGGACGCGAAGTCGCCGTGAAGGTCCTTCCCGCGGACTTCGCCGCGAACCCGGAGCTCAAGGAGAGGTTCGAGCGCGAGGCGCAGACGATCTCGCAACTGAGCCACCCCCACGTCTGCAGCCTCTTCGACGTCGGACACGAGGGGGGACTGGACTTCCTCGTGATGGAGCTGATCGAGGGCGAGTCGCTCGGCGATCGTCTGCGCCGCGGGCCGCTCGCGATCGAGCAGGTGTTGCGCCACGGGATCGAGATCGCCTCCGCCCTCGACGCCGCCCACCGTCGCGGGATCGTCCACCGGGACCTGAAACCGGGAAACGTGATGCTCACGAAGTCGGGGGCGAAGCTCCTCGACTTCGGCCTCGCGAAGTCCGGACCGCTCGTCACGGGGGGCTCGACGGCCCCCGCGAGCCCGGACAGCCCGACGATGCACAAGCCGCTGACGGAGGCGGGGACGATTCTCGGAACGTTCCAGTACATGGCCCCCGAGCAGCTCGAGGGGCTCGAGGCCGACGCCCGCACCGACATCTTCGCGTTCGGTGCGCTCCTGTACGAGATGGCGACGGGGCGTGCCGCCTTCGAAGGGAAGACCCGCACTTCGCTGATCGCCGCGATCGTCTCGGGATCGCCGCAGCCGCTCAGCGCGGTCGCGCCGCTCACCCCCCCGGCCCTCGACCACCTGATCAAGAAGTGCCTCGAAAAGGACCCCGACGACCGCTGGCAGACCACGCGCGATCTCGCCGACCAGTTGCGCTTCCTCGTCGCCGCGGGCTCGCGTGCGGGCGAAGCGGCCCCGATCGCCGCGAAGCGGAAGGTGAGGACGCGCCTGGCGTGGACGTTCCACGCCGTCACGGCCGCCGTCGCGATCCTCGCCACCGCCGCGGTGATGCAATCGCGGGTCGCTCCGCCGCGCGTGGTCCGCTCGTCGCTGCTCCCGCCCGACGGCACGAGGTTCGAGGTGACCTCGGGGGTGGGGACGTTGTCCCCGGACGGGCGCCGCATCGCCTTCATCGCACGCAACGCGGAGGCGAAGGACGTGTTGTGGGTCCGGGCCCTCGACGCGCTCACCGCGCAGCCGCTGGCCGGGACCGAGGGGGCCACCCATCCCTTCTGGTCGCCCGACAGCCGGTTCCTCGGGTTCTTCGCGGGGGGAAAGCTCAAGAAGATCGACTCGAACGGCGGGCCTCCCCAGGCGCTGGCCGACGCCGCCGCCGGCCGCGGCGGTTCGTGGAGCACGGACGGGACGATCGTCTTCACGCCGTCGACCTCCGACCCCATCTACAAGGTGCCCGCGGGCGGCGGGACGCCCGTCCCGGTGACCGCGCTCGACGCGGCCGACGGCGAGATCTCGCATCGCCATCCGGACTTCCTGGGGGACGGCGTGCACTTCCTTTTCCTTTCGGAGGGCCGCCAGGAGCGGGAAGGCTCCCAGGACGGGTTCCTCCTCTACGTGGGCTCGACGGCGTCGAAGGAGAGAAAGCGGCTGATCGGCACGAACGCCTCCGCGCGCTACGCCCCGTCGGGACACGTGTTGTTCCTTCGCGATCGCACGCTGCTCGCGCAGCGCCTGGACGAGGCGAAACTCGAGCTCGTCGGCGAGGCGGTGCCGGTCGCGGAGAACATGGGGCGCACGTCGCGCTGGGAGACGCCGTGCAGCGTCTCGGACGACGGCCTGCTCGCCTTCCAGGCCGGCGCGACCTCGACGCTCTCCCAGCTCGCCTGGGTGGATCGGGAGGGCCGCGAGCTGGGGAACGCCGGGAAACCCGGCGATTACCGGGGGATCGCCCTCTCGCACGACGGCCGGCGCGTCGCCGTGGCCGCGCTCGACCCCAAGTCGCAGAAGTCGGACATCTGGGTGCTCGACCTCGAGCGCGGCACCTCGACGCGCCTGACGTTCGACGCGGGGGACGAATCGACGCCGACCTGGTCGCCGGACGACCGCTGGGTCTACTTCACCTCGAACCGGCAGGGACGCGGGGACGTCTACCGGAAATCGAGCTCCGGAACGGGGGCCGACGAGCTGGTGTACGCCGACCCGGAGACGACGCTCCTCCACGCCTTCACCGCCGACGGGAAGACCGCCACGCTCATGACCAACAACGTGGGCAGGCGCACGTTGTGGGACATCTCGCTGCTCGACGTCGCGAGCGGGAAGGCGCGCCCGTTCCTCGAGACCCCGTTCAACGAGCTCGTGCCGGTGATCTCCCCCGACGGGCGCTGGCTCGCCTACTTCTCCAACGAGTCGGGGCAGAACGAGGTGTACGTCCAGGCGTTGGGCGCCGAAGGGGGGAAGTGGCAGATCTCGACGGAAGGCGGGACGCGCCCGCGCTTCACCCGCGACGGAACGGAGATCGTCTACCAGTCCTCGGACGACAAGCTGATGGTGGCCTCGCTGCGGACCGCTCCCGAGTTCTCGGCCTCCGTGCCCCGCCGGCTGGTCGACCCGAGATTGCGCCAGGCGGTCGGGATGCACTACGACCTCGCCCCGGACGGGCGGCGCATCCTCGTGAACCGACCGGTCGAGCAGCAGGACGTCGAGCCGGTCACCCTCGTGCAGCACTGGACGGAGGGGCTGGGGCGGTAG
- a CDS encoding TlpA disulfide reductase family protein, whose translation MQPLAPSLAALLYALAAAAGALPTTDPAKAVSRPGPIGRGDQAAAAKLVGMAAPALPALRWLDGKPRTLASLEGRVVVIRSFTNECPFCASTMPTLQRMHERYGDRVTILGVYHPKPPAPTASADVAAFVRSLGVTFPVAVDEDWSLVRAWWQDLNDAPWTSITWVLDGEGAIRFVHPGGEYHEDGGGPAHDGCRSDYRALIEMLDRIAPAADVPR comes from the coding sequence ATGCAGCCCCTCGCCCCGTCCCTCGCCGCCCTTCTCTACGCCCTCGCGGCCGCGGCCGGAGCGCTCCCGACGACCGATCCCGCGAAGGCGGTCTCTCGCCCCGGGCCGATCGGCCGGGGGGACCAGGCCGCCGCGGCGAAGCTCGTGGGGATGGCGGCGCCGGCGCTCCCGGCGCTGCGCTGGCTGGACGGGAAGCCGCGCACCCTCGCGTCGCTCGAGGGGCGGGTCGTCGTGATCCGCAGCTTCACGAACGAGTGCCCCTTCTGCGCGTCCACGATGCCGACGCTGCAACGAATGCACGAGCGCTACGGCGACCGCGTCACGATCCTCGGCGTCTATCACCCGAAGCCGCCGGCTCCGACGGCCTCGGCGGACGTCGCCGCCTTCGTGAGATCGCTCGGCGTGACCTTCCCGGTCGCGGTCGACGAGGACTGGAGCCTGGTGCGCGCCTGGTGGCAGGATCTGAACGACGCGCCGTGGACCTCCATCACGTGGGTGCTCGACGGGGAAGGCGCGATTCGATTCGTGCACCCCGGCGGGGAGTACCACGAGGACGGAGGGGGGCCCGCGCATGACGGATGCCGCAGCGACTACCGTGCGCTGATCGAGATGCTCGATCGAATCGCTCCCGCCGCGGACGTTCCCCGGTAG
- a CDS encoding DUF4382 domain-containing protein codes for MSVPRLAVFFLLGTVVLTTGLVGCSGTNEVTGGSSQVRVLLTDAPSDSIESANVTISRVYLTSDAGPHVDVMPAGDPSVTYDLLDLRNGVEALLADRVVPAGTYGQLRLVVESADVTLVPGLTFEDGTNFRSLKVPSGMQSGIKVQLATPIDADPGEITIVVVDFDVNQNFVLQGATGTTVNDVLFTPLLQEKRRDGLAMP; via the coding sequence ATGTCGGTCCCGCGTCTTGCCGTGTTCTTCTTGCTCGGGACGGTCGTTCTTACCACAGGCCTCGTGGGGTGCAGCGGCACGAACGAGGTCACGGGGGGGAGCTCCCAGGTGCGGGTGTTGCTCACCGACGCTCCTTCGGACTCCATCGAATCCGCGAACGTGACGATCTCGCGGGTTTATCTCACCTCGGACGCCGGCCCGCACGTCGACGTCATGCCGGCGGGCGATCCGTCGGTGACCTACGACCTCCTCGACCTCCGGAACGGCGTCGAGGCCCTGCTCGCCGACCGTGTGGTCCCCGCCGGAACCTACGGCCAGCTGCGCCTGGTGGTCGAATCGGCCGACGTCACCCTCGTTCCGGGGCTGACCTTCGAGGACGGCACCAACTTCCGCAGCCTGAAGGTGCCCAGCGGCATGCAATCGGGGATCAAGGTCCAGCTCGCGACTCCGATCGACGCCGACCCGGGGGAGATCACGATCGTCGTGGTCGACTTCGACGTGAATCAGAACTTCGTGCTGCAAGGGGCGACGGGGACGACGGTGAACGACGTCCTGTTCACGCCGTTGCTGCAGGAGAAGCGGCGCGACGGATTGGCGATGCCCTGA
- a CDS encoding protein kinase translates to MNGRATQATTRTRRSARTEAGEPLVRAGQVLHSPETGVLYEVERLLGSGGFGQVYLSRRLGRSKEIPEHLCIKVSSIIDGWLREAYFGQLLEGHPRAIRVYDRFALVLPRERPLYALALEYARHGDLSAYLRKTQKPWPERTARREIAGILEVLGKLHRGELLHRDLTPMNVFVCDDRRLKLGDFGIVRSMSDRRGLPARTLNPAMAPSEIVAGAVPKWQARDDVYQVGQLLAMLVKGDASKRIRTGEVRHLDCSDPLKEIVHRCIGERRKRYESAGELIEALQRSPAPLRSGALRSLRGVHLAFTGILSKPRSDAAEAAKRAGAIVHGGPSAKTSVVVRGRPNPLQAAGREAGLKLMEIKRLREKGQKIVLLNEKQFWRLATKR, encoded by the coding sequence GTGAACGGACGGGCCACGCAGGCGACGACGCGCACCCGGCGATCGGCGCGGACCGAAGCCGGGGAGCCGCTGGTGAGAGCCGGGCAGGTCCTGCACAGCCCCGAAACGGGAGTGCTCTACGAAGTCGAGCGCCTGCTCGGCTCCGGCGGGTTCGGTCAGGTCTACCTCTCGAGGCGCCTGGGTCGCTCGAAGGAGATCCCCGAGCACCTCTGCATCAAGGTCAGCTCGATCATCGACGGCTGGCTGCGCGAGGCGTATTTCGGCCAGCTGCTCGAGGGGCACCCGCGCGCGATACGGGTCTACGACCGCTTCGCGCTCGTGTTGCCGCGTGAACGTCCGCTGTATGCGCTCGCCCTCGAATACGCGCGCCACGGCGACCTGAGCGCCTACCTGCGCAAGACGCAGAAACCCTGGCCCGAGCGCACCGCCCGACGCGAGATCGCCGGGATCCTCGAGGTCCTCGGAAAGCTGCACCGGGGCGAGCTCCTCCATCGCGACCTCACTCCGATGAACGTCTTCGTCTGCGACGACCGGCGCCTCAAGCTCGGCGACTTCGGGATCGTGCGCTCGATGAGCGACCGCCGCGGGCTTCCCGCGCGCACGCTCAACCCCGCGATGGCACCGAGCGAGATCGTGGCGGGGGCGGTCCCCAAGTGGCAGGCGCGCGACGACGTCTACCAGGTCGGCCAGCTCCTCGCGATGCTGGTGAAGGGGGACGCCTCCAAGCGCATCCGCACCGGCGAGGTCCGCCACCTCGACTGCAGCGACCCGCTGAAGGAGATCGTGCACCGGTGCATCGGCGAGCGGCGCAAGCGCTACGAGAGCGCGGGCGAGCTCATCGAGGCGCTCCAGCGCAGCCCCGCCCCGCTGCGCTCGGGCGCGCTGCGGTCGCTCCGGGGGGTGCACCTCGCCTTCACCGGGATCCTCAGCAAGCCGCGAAGCGACGCGGCCGAGGCCGCGAAGCGGGCGGGGGCGATCGTGCACGGCGGCCCCTCGGCGAAGACGAGCGTGGTCGTGCGCGGGCGCCCCAACCCCCTGCAGGCCGCAGGGCGCGAGGCCGGCCTCAAGCTCATGGAGATCAAGCGCCTCCGCGAGAAAGGCCAGAAAATCGTCTTACTGAACGAGAAGCAGTTCTGGCGCCTCGCGACGAAGCGCTGA
- a CDS encoding DNRLRE domain-containing protein has protein sequence MRRFVTTASILAVVSLATPSRAETVLVPADRDATLIEDPDGALANGSGPVLFAGRTNQGAGSVRRGLLRFDVAGSLPPRAIVESVTLHLTALPGNPDPSRFRLYRVLEDWGEGASFTTGGRGAPSEPGDATWLHTFHDDRFWEYAGGRFVGTASAAFETEGPGAYAVAGDRKLLADTRLWAAAPSRNFGWILIGDETRPQSVQPFATREADDPGQPPVLEITFRVAGEPHPR, from the coding sequence ATGCGACGTTTCGTGACCACCGCGTCGATCCTGGCCGTCGTGTCGCTGGCGACGCCCTCGCGCGCGGAGACCGTCCTCGTTCCCGCGGACCGCGACGCCACGCTCATCGAGGATCCCGACGGCGCCCTGGCCAACGGCTCGGGGCCGGTGTTGTTCGCGGGGCGGACGAATCAGGGGGCGGGGAGCGTCCGGCGCGGACTCCTCCGCTTCGACGTCGCGGGATCGCTTCCGCCGAGGGCGATCGTGGAGTCGGTGACCCTCCACCTGACCGCGCTCCCGGGGAACCCCGACCCGTCCCGGTTCCGTCTCTACCGCGTCCTCGAGGATTGGGGGGAAGGCGCCTCGTTCACGACGGGCGGGCGTGGGGCCCCCTCCGAGCCCGGTGACGCGACCTGGCTCCACACCTTCCACGACGACCGGTTCTGGGAGTACGCCGGGGGGCGATTTGTCGGAACGGCAAGCGCCGCGTTCGAGACGGAAGGCCCGGGGGCGTACGCCGTCGCCGGCGATCGCAAGCTGCTCGCGGACACCCGACTCTGGGCCGCGGCGCCGTCGCGGAACTTCGGCTGGATCCTGATCGGGGACGAGACGCGGCCGCAGAGCGTCCAGCCGTTCGCGACCCGCGAGGCCGACGATCCCGGGCAGCCCCCGGTTCTCGAGATCACCTTCCGCGTGGCGGGTGAGCCGCACCCCCGTTGA
- a CDS encoding multicopper oxidase domain-containing protein, translated as MSRILRLAMVAACSASAAFADTATLYPIKDNTLYEPIQQDAFADKSDGAGPTMFTGRTKDALNQAGQAAVRRAVLEFDVAGAIPAGATIQSVQLTMYCDKVKANTGFNVTLHRLSAEWGEGTSNTGNSQQGRGEPATTNDATWRHTFYPNAFWTTPGGDYAGTASATRSVGAVGSYTWGSTSGMVADVQLWLNTPSQNHGWLVKGLETQTETAKRFGTRENATTTSRPRLVIDYTPATVSGACCEGSTCSIRTSAGCAAVSGTYQGDGTSCSPNPCVVASGACCAASGLCSVETQAACQGAGGTYRGDGSTCGAVECSIVLTPFLDPLPRPAVATPTSGQPGGAAGYTLTMKEVQQTLHSQLPATTVWGFDDGTHGPGYPGPTIEARRDQLVTVNWVNDLRVGGTGPLRTTHYLAVDQDCIMGAENTAKTVFHLHGAHVREQYDGYPELTFLPGFDATYEYENHQQAGYLWYHDHALGITRLNVYMGLAGLYLLRDSVEDAVNLPVGEYEVPLVIQDRKFNPDGTLSYPSEWMDHFFGDKALVNGKVWPYLDVKRGKYRFRLLNGSGSRVYTLSLAPPTGTLNFTVIGTEGGLLEAPVHGVGQLTIGPGERYDVVVDFAAYANGTEILLTNSAAAPFPNGTPSLPQIMKFRVGSLAGDTDPLPATLRPIARLQPAEAVRSRDFRLKTMTDGCGNSKWAINDLGWEDITEYPELGTVEIWRFINDSGVSHPMHMHLVNFQVLDRDGFTKGAGGEIIPNGNPQAPPAEENGWKDTAMVAPNEILRVIAKFESYKGRYAYHCHILEHEDHEMMRQFQTIQCGDAVLDPTEECDDGEKTSLNGCDASCDAEEFVTLSGTAAGGSVSVTVGGEVVTVTTTPGQTAEQVASALAAAINADPELQAAGVAATAVGRRVVTNGDVTNVTLADAGLDEVLDLRVEKTRLWWGTIGGATSYDVVRGRLDLLRAGGGNFADPFVTEACLANDRASTFWEHTENPATGQSIWYLVRSQPGGTYDSGAPTQSGSRDAEIAASGQGCP; from the coding sequence ATGAGCCGCATCCTTCGCCTCGCCATGGTCGCGGCCTGCTCCGCGAGCGCCGCGTTCGCCGACACCGCGACCCTCTACCCGATCAAGGACAACACCCTCTACGAGCCGATCCAGCAGGACGCGTTCGCGGACAAGAGCGACGGCGCGGGCCCGACGATGTTCACCGGGCGGACCAAGGATGCGCTCAACCAGGCCGGCCAGGCCGCGGTCCGGCGCGCGGTGCTCGAGTTCGACGTGGCGGGGGCGATCCCGGCGGGGGCGACGATCCAGAGCGTCCAGCTCACCATGTACTGCGACAAGGTGAAGGCGAATACCGGCTTCAACGTCACCCTGCACCGGCTGAGCGCCGAATGGGGGGAGGGGACGTCCAACACGGGGAACAGCCAGCAGGGGCGCGGCGAGCCCGCGACGACCAACGACGCGACGTGGCGGCACACCTTCTACCCGAACGCGTTCTGGACGACCCCCGGCGGCGACTACGCGGGGACCGCGAGCGCGACGCGGTCGGTGGGCGCGGTCGGGTCCTACACGTGGGGCTCGACGAGCGGCATGGTCGCCGACGTCCAACTGTGGCTGAACACGCCGTCGCAGAACCACGGCTGGCTGGTGAAGGGACTGGAGACGCAGACGGAGACGGCCAAGCGATTCGGTACCCGCGAGAACGCGACGACGACGTCGCGGCCCAGGCTCGTGATCGACTACACGCCGGCGACGGTGAGCGGCGCCTGCTGCGAGGGGTCGACCTGCTCGATCCGCACCTCGGCGGGATGCGCCGCGGTCTCCGGGACCTACCAGGGGGACGGGACCTCGTGTTCCCCGAACCCGTGCGTGGTGGCCAGCGGGGCGTGCTGCGCGGCGAGCGGCCTGTGTTCGGTCGAGACCCAGGCGGCCTGCCAGGGAGCCGGGGGCACGTACCGGGGAGACGGCTCGACGTGCGGGGCCGTCGAGTGCTCGATCGTGCTCACGCCGTTTCTCGACCCGCTCCCCCGTCCCGCGGTCGCGACGCCGACCTCCGGCCAACCGGGGGGGGCGGCCGGCTACACGCTGACCATGAAGGAGGTGCAGCAGACCCTGCACAGCCAGCTTCCCGCGACGACGGTGTGGGGATTCGACGACGGCACGCACGGCCCCGGTTACCCCGGTCCGACGATCGAGGCGCGGCGGGACCAGCTCGTGACCGTGAACTGGGTGAACGACCTGCGCGTCGGCGGGACCGGCCCTCTGCGGACGACCCACTACCTGGCGGTCGACCAGGACTGCATCATGGGGGCGGAGAACACCGCGAAGACGGTTTTCCACCTGCACGGCGCCCACGTCCGCGAGCAATACGACGGCTACCCGGAGCTCACGTTCCTCCCCGGGTTCGACGCCACGTATGAATACGAGAACCACCAGCAGGCGGGGTACCTCTGGTATCACGACCACGCGCTCGGGATCACCCGACTCAACGTCTACATGGGGCTCGCCGGGCTGTACCTGCTGCGGGATTCGGTCGAAGACGCCGTGAACCTCCCGGTCGGCGAATACGAGGTCCCGCTCGTGATCCAGGACCGCAAGTTCAATCCCGACGGCACGCTGAGTTATCCGTCCGAGTGGATGGACCACTTCTTCGGGGACAAGGCGCTCGTCAACGGGAAGGTGTGGCCCTACCTCGATGTGAAGCGGGGCAAGTACCGGTTCCGCCTGCTCAACGGTTCCGGGTCGCGCGTCTACACGTTGTCGCTGGCGCCTCCGACCGGGACCCTCAACTTCACCGTCATCGGGACCGAAGGCGGGTTGCTGGAGGCGCCGGTCCACGGCGTCGGCCAGCTCACGATCGGCCCCGGGGAGCGCTACGACGTCGTGGTCGATTTCGCCGCCTACGCGAACGGCACCGAGATCCTCCTCACGAACAGCGCGGCGGCGCCTTTCCCCAACGGGACCCCGAGCCTCCCGCAGATCATGAAGTTCCGCGTCGGAAGCCTGGCGGGGGACACGGATCCGCTCCCGGCCACGCTCCGGCCGATCGCGCGGCTGCAGCCCGCGGAGGCGGTGCGCTCGCGGGACTTCCGGCTCAAGACGATGACGGACGGCTGCGGCAACTCGAAGTGGGCGATCAACGACCTCGGCTGGGAGGACATCACGGAGTATCCCGAGCTCGGCACCGTCGAGATCTGGCGCTTCATCAACGACTCCGGCGTCTCGCACCCGATGCACATGCACCTCGTGAACTTCCAGGTCCTCGACCGGGACGGCTTCACGAAGGGGGCCGGGGGTGAGATCATCCCGAACGGGAACCCGCAGGCGCCGCCGGCGGAGGAGAACGGCTGGAAGGACACGGCGATGGTCGCACCGAACGAGATCCTGCGGGTCATCGCGAAGTTCGAGAGCTACAAGGGGCGCTACGCCTACCACTGCCACATCCTCGAGCACGAGGACCACGAGATGATGCGGCAGTTCCAGACGATCCAGTGCGGCGACGCGGTCCTCGACCCGACCGAGGAGTGCGACGACGGCGAGAAGACCTCCCTGAACGGCTGCGACGCCTCCTGCGACGCGGAGGAGTTCGTGACGCTCAGCGGGACCGCCGCGGGGGGCTCCGTCTCCGTGACGGTCGGCGGCGAGGTCGTGACGGTCACGACGACGCCGGGGCAGACCGCCGAGCAGGTCGCCTCCGCCCTCGCCGCGGCGATCAACGCCGACCCGGAGCTCCAGGCGGCGGGGGTCGCCGCGACCGCGGTCGGTCGCCGCGTCGTCACGAACGGCGACGTCACGAACGTCACCCTCGCCGACGCGGGACTCGACGAGGTGCTCGACCTCCGCGTGGAGAAGACGCGCCTGTGGTGGGGGACGATCGGCGGTGCGACGTCCTACGACGTCGTCCGGGGGCGGCTCGATCTGCTCCGAGCCGGCGGCGGCAACTTCGCGGACCCGTTCGTGACCGAGGCGTGTCTCGCCAACGACCGGGCGTCGACGTTCTGGGAGCACACGGAGAATCCCGCGACGGGGCAGTCGATCTGGTACCTCGTCCGGTCCCAGCCGGGGGGAACGTACGACAGCGGGGCGCCGACGCAGTCGGGATCGCGGGACGCGGAGATCGCGGCGTCCGGGCAGGGATGCCCCTGA
- a CDS encoding DUF1579 family protein has translation MKSKIALALFIVALLPMAALAQPEGGMPEMTPEQKAEMEAYMKAGTPGEPHKLLAAGAGNYDVVVKSWSDPQAPPNVEKGTTTRTVDLDGRVVVERMNCTMMGMPFTGTGMTGFDNVSGKYWSTWTDSMSTGIMLSTGTCDAKHRCEFTGSWNDPIKKGPVTARMVSRPTGPNTEIFEMFAPGKDGKEMKMMEITYTKK, from the coding sequence GTGAAGTCGAAGATCGCCCTCGCCCTGTTTATCGTCGCGCTCCTCCCCATGGCCGCCCTCGCGCAACCCGAAGGCGGCATGCCCGAGATGACCCCCGAGCAGAAGGCGGAGATGGAGGCCTACATGAAGGCCGGCACCCCCGGCGAGCCGCACAAGCTGCTGGCCGCCGGCGCCGGGAACTACGACGTCGTCGTCAAGAGCTGGAGCGACCCGCAGGCGCCGCCCAACGTGGAGAAGGGCACGACCACCCGCACCGTGGACCTCGACGGCCGCGTCGTCGTCGAGCGGATGAACTGCACGATGATGGGGATGCCGTTCACCGGCACCGGGATGACCGGCTTCGACAACGTCAGCGGGAAATACTGGTCGACGTGGACCGACAGCATGTCCACCGGGATCATGCTCAGCACCGGCACGTGCGATGCGAAGCACCGCTGCGAGTTCACGGGGAGCTGGAACGACCCCATCAAGAAGGGTCCGGTCACCGCGCGCATGGTCAGCCGCCCCACCGGCCCCAATACGGAGATCTTCGAGATGTTCGCCCCCGGCAAGGACGGCAAAGAAATGAAGATGATGGAGATCACCTACACCAAGAAGTAG